A stretch of Blautia liquoris DNA encodes these proteins:
- the deoC gene encoding deoxyribose-phosphate aldolase, with translation MKKNISKYLDSTLLKADATPNQIVEICKEARKYGCASVCVNSCYVPLVSENLAESDVKTCCVVGFPLGACSTETKKAETINSIKNGADEVDMVINIGMVKAGKWECVKRDIAEVVSVSEDKIVKVIIETCLLTDEEKEKACLAAKEAGADFVKTSTGFSVSGAKIEDIRLMRQTVGADMGVKASGGIHDYKTAKAMIDAGATRIGTSNAGAIIAGSKAI, from the coding sequence ATGAAAAAAAATATTTCGAAATACCTAGACAGCACTTTATTAAAAGCAGATGCGACACCGAATCAAATTGTTGAAATATGTAAAGAAGCCAGGAAATACGGATGTGCCTCTGTGTGTGTTAATTCATGTTATGTACCTTTAGTTTCTGAAAATCTTGCAGAATCAGATGTGAAGACTTGCTGCGTAGTTGGTTTCCCATTAGGAGCATGCAGTACAGAAACAAAAAAAGCTGAAACCATCAATAGTATAAAAAATGGTGCAGATGAAGTAGATATGGTTATAAATATAGGAATGGTAAAAGCTGGTAAGTGGGAATGTGTCAAACGAGATATTGCTGAAGTTGTATCCGTGTCTGAAGATAAAATTGTAAAGGTTATTATTGAGACTTGTCTACTTACAGATGAAGAGAAAGAAAAAGCATGTCTGGCTGCAAAAGAAGCAGGAGCTGATTTTGTAAAAACTTCTACGGGCTTTTCGGTGTCAGGAGCTAAGATAGAAGATATTAGACTTATGCGTCAAACAGTGGGAGCTGATATGGGGGTTAAAGCATCTGGTGGCATACATGATTATAAGACTGCAAAAGCTATGATTGATGCGGGGGCAACTCGTATTGGAACAAGCAATGCAGGAGCAATTATAGCCGGTTCCAAAGCTATATAA
- a CDS encoding ABC transporter permease: MLGRINVKRTRKIKIAGNALQQTEFTLGLIIVILFVASSIFTDNFLTLYNVTNLMKQCAIIGVMAAAQTLVIITGGIDISGGAITGLSCMVLALLQRDTSMNLVVTLIIALVIGIVMGFLNGVIIYDLKVPPMIATLGMQTIVRGFVKIISKALTVTGINKHILNMGNTNIFGVLPVLAIIWFVVAISIWFILKYTILGRNLYVVGSGVEVARLSGIKVRKMFYATYASAGLLYGIAGIMLAARVQSALPTGGEGYDMNAIAAAVIGGASLAGGKGTITGTLLGTILMVLINNAGVQFGLNTHVLEITSGILIIFAVTMDMLKNRKKA, translated from the coding sequence ATGCTAGGGAGGATCAACGTGAAAAGAACAAGGAAAATAAAAATTGCGGGAAATGCACTTCAACAGACGGAATTTACATTAGGCCTGATTATTGTTATATTATTTGTAGCATCTTCTATTTTTACAGATAATTTTTTAACACTCTACAACGTTACAAATCTAATGAAACAGTGTGCAATTATTGGCGTCATGGCGGCTGCACAGACATTGGTAATCATAACCGGTGGTATTGATATAAGTGGCGGCGCTATTACAGGCCTTTCTTGTATGGTGCTGGCTCTGTTACAGAGAGATACAAGCATGAATTTAGTAGTAACGCTAATTATTGCCCTTGTAATTGGAATAGTAATGGGCTTTTTAAATGGTGTAATTATTTATGATTTGAAAGTCCCTCCTATGATTGCAACACTTGGTATGCAGACAATTGTTCGTGGATTTGTGAAAATAATTAGTAAGGCACTAACTGTTACAGGAATCAATAAACACATTCTGAATATGGGAAATACCAATATTTTCGGAGTGCTCCCTGTATTGGCTATCATATGGTTTGTTGTTGCGATTTCTATATGGTTCATTCTTAAGTACACAATTTTGGGGAGAAACCTCTATGTAGTAGGCAGTGGGGTTGAAGTTGCAAGGTTAAGTGGTATTAAAGTCAGAAAAATGTTCTACGCGACTTATGCCTCAGCAGGTCTTTTATATGGAATAGCAGGCATTATGCTTGCAGCCCGTGTACAAAGTGCTTTGCCAACTGGAGGGGAAGGCTATGATATGAATGCCATTGCGGCAGCTGTCATAGGAGGTGCATCATTGGCCGGAGGAAAAGGAACCATTACCGGAACCCTTCTCGGAACGATTCTTATGGTGCTTATTAACAATGCGGGAGTACAGTTTGGATTGAACACGCATGTTCTTGAAATAACAAGCGGAATTTTAATAATTTTTGCAGTGACAATGGACATGCTCAAGAATAGGAAAAAAGCCTAA
- a CDS encoding sugar ABC transporter ATP-binding protein, with amino-acid sequence MQDTILKIENISKFYPGVTALSNVSFEVNAGEVRGLCGENGAGKSTLIKCVMGVERPDKGRILMNYNGEWVENTSAMKAQSHGVYANYQNVNISPELSIAENYYLGRQPKGRSGRIDWKKMYRDSQKIIDQFDMNVNPRQKISSLPIAMQAMVTISKISVSDDLKIVIFDEPTALLENEKVETLYKFIKELKRKGVSVIYISHRLEEIMDVCDTVTILKDGTYIDTKAIENVTKDSLIKMMVGRELSDIYNIKKRKSGDELLRIENFSDSFNFKNINFSLHAGEIIGFAGLVGSGRSEIMRALCGVEKRLTGDTYIRGEKVRIKNPSSALEHGIGFLTEDRRMDGLALILPIKINVNMNSYNRISKSGIISLKKESERAKKYSSDVNVKTPSIMQLAGNLSGGNQQKVVIAKLLCRDPDILIFDEPTVGVDVGAKEEIYKIMEKLIANGKGIILISSYLPEVMGLSDRLFVMAQGTIKAEFNLNDTKKISEEDVLKKASDEC; translated from the coding sequence ATGCAGGACACAATTTTAAAAATTGAAAATATCAGTAAATTTTATCCTGGTGTAACGGCTCTGAGTAATGTGAGTTTTGAGGTAAATGCAGGTGAGGTTAGAGGGCTCTGTGGAGAAAATGGTGCAGGAAAATCTACACTTATTAAGTGCGTCATGGGCGTCGAGCGACCGGACAAGGGCAGAATATTGATGAATTATAACGGCGAATGGGTTGAAAATACGAGTGCGATGAAGGCTCAAAGCCATGGTGTATATGCAAATTACCAAAATGTTAATATCTCACCTGAACTTAGTATCGCGGAAAATTATTATCTTGGACGTCAGCCAAAGGGAAGATCTGGTAGAATCGACTGGAAGAAAATGTATAGAGATAGTCAGAAGATTATTGACCAATTTGATATGAATGTTAATCCAAGGCAGAAAATTTCAAGCCTTCCTATAGCGATGCAGGCAATGGTTACAATAAGTAAGATCTCCGTAAGCGATGATCTGAAGATTGTGATTTTTGACGAGCCCACGGCTCTATTGGAGAACGAAAAAGTTGAGACACTTTATAAATTTATCAAAGAACTAAAACGTAAAGGTGTTAGCGTTATTTACATATCACATCGTCTGGAAGAAATTATGGATGTTTGTGATACGGTTACAATTTTAAAAGATGGTACGTATATTGACACAAAAGCGATTGAAAATGTAACGAAAGACTCATTAATTAAGATGATGGTCGGAAGAGAATTATCGGATATATATAATATTAAGAAAAGGAAATCTGGAGATGAGCTTCTTAGAATTGAAAATTTTAGCGACAGTTTCAACTTTAAAAACATTAATTTTTCCCTTCATGCTGGTGAAATTATAGGATTTGCAGGACTAGTTGGATCTGGGCGAAGCGAGATTATGAGAGCATTGTGTGGCGTCGAGAAACGATTAACTGGTGATACATATATTAGAGGAGAAAAAGTTAGAATTAAAAATCCGTCATCAGCTCTGGAACATGGTATTGGTTTCCTTACAGAAGATCGACGTATGGACGGATTAGCACTAATCCTTCCAATAAAAATTAATGTTAACATGAACTCATATAATAGAATTAGTAAAAGTGGTATTATTTCCTTAAAGAAAGAATCAGAAAGGGCAAAAAAATATTCCAGTGATGTTAATGTTAAAACTCCTAGTATCATGCAATTAGCGGGAAACTTATCAGGTGGGAATCAACAAAAAGTTGTCATTGCAAAACTTCTCTGTAGAGATCCAGATATATTGATCTTCGATGAACCTACAGTAGGAGTTGATGTGGGCGCTAAAGAAGAAATTTATAAGATTATGGAGAAACTAATTGCAAACGGAAAGGGTATTATTCTTATTTCTTCCTATCTTCCGGAAGTGATGGGATTGTCAGATCGATTGTTTGTGATGGCGCAAGGCACTATTAAAGCTGAGTTTAATCTTAATGATACAAAGAAAATAAGCGAGGAAGATGTATTGAAAAAGGCATCTGATGAATGCTAG
- a CDS encoding substrate-binding domain-containing protein, translating into MKLRKLLSILLASSLIFSLPACGKKAGTSSKSAESVDKGKEYHVIYLTPSTASQFWTYVGIGIENAMKDIEKNEGIKVDYDVVGPAEESQTEDYVTTFEECIGKKPDAIVTATLAIDATVPKAQEATNAGIILNFVNCGIGTGDDGANEENYNEFYYCSNDTIGEMAAQAFKDAMDTKGIKEGILGMNTNVENEALNHRVDSFRTKIGEIAPELELTDTYYNGNVVETAQENAENIISTYGEKLIGMYSGNNITGDGVCNAVASANVGEKFVNVAVDSDDIEIQALKNGVLDAIIVQDAYTQGYKCMENALQTLISGKNPESEKQVNCPPVVITKDNMDEKEMQDLLDPTRLKK; encoded by the coding sequence ATGAAATTAAGAAAATTATTATCGATATTATTAGCAAGTAGTTTGATCTTTTCATTGCCAGCATGCGGAAAAAAAGCAGGAACTTCATCAAAAAGTGCCGAATCGGTAGATAAGGGAAAAGAGTATCATGTGATTTATCTTACGCCATCAACAGCTTCCCAGTTTTGGACATATGTTGGAATCGGCATCGAAAATGCCATGAAGGATATCGAGAAAAATGAAGGAATCAAGGTGGATTATGATGTGGTCGGGCCTGCGGAGGAGAGTCAGACAGAGGATTATGTGACTACTTTTGAAGAGTGCATTGGAAAAAAACCAGATGCAATTGTTACAGCTACTCTGGCAATTGATGCCACAGTACCTAAAGCTCAGGAAGCTACAAATGCCGGAATTATTCTTAATTTTGTTAATTGCGGTATCGGTACTGGGGACGATGGGGCAAATGAGGAAAATTATAATGAGTTTTATTATTGCTCTAATGATACGATCGGAGAGATGGCCGCGCAGGCATTTAAAGATGCTATGGATACTAAAGGTATTAAAGAAGGTATTCTTGGGATGAACACAAACGTGGAAAATGAAGCATTGAATCATAGAGTAGATTCATTTAGAACAAAGATAGGTGAAATTGCACCAGAACTTGAATTGACAGATACATATTATAATGGCAATGTTGTTGAGACAGCTCAGGAAAATGCAGAAAATATAATCTCTACATATGGAGAGAAACTTATTGGTATGTATTCAGGTAATAATATTACAGGCGATGGAGTTTGCAATGCAGTTGCATCAGCAAATGTCGGAGAGAAATTCGTTAATGTAGCAGTTGACTCTGATGATATAGAGATTCAGGCGCTTAAAAATGGTGTACTCGATGCAATCATTGTTCAGGATGCTTATACTCAAGGATATAAATGTATGGAGAATGCACTTCAGACTTTAATAAGTGGAAAAAATCCAGAATCCGAGAAACAGGTGAATTGTCCACCCGTTGTTATTACAAAAGATAATATGGATGAGAAAGAGATGCAGGATCTTTTAGACCCAACGAGACTCAAAAAATAG
- a CDS encoding RbsD/FucU family protein encodes MLKGIPEIIGSDLLKALADMGHGDILVVADHFYPPYSKSPNAVSVQAKGNTAPDMIDAILKLMPLDVEYCETPLEYMVPDESSGIIMENCDTWNEAIAAAVKNGYKEDCAGPLERSKFYKKAGKAVLTVCTSETRPYGCFILQKGVM; translated from the coding sequence ATGTTAAAAGGGATACCGGAGATTATCGGATCGGATTTGTTAAAGGCTTTGGCGGATATGGGACATGGAGATATTTTGGTAGTTGCAGATCATTTTTATCCACCCTATTCAAAATCTCCGAATGCTGTGAGCGTTCAAGCGAAAGGAAATACAGCACCAGACATGATTGATGCAATTTTAAAGCTCATGCCACTTGATGTAGAATACTGTGAAACCCCATTGGAATACATGGTTCCAGATGAAAGCTCAGGAATTATTATGGAAAATTGTGATACGTGGAACGAAGCTATTGCGGCTGCAGTAAAAAATGGCTATAAAGAGGATTGTGCAGGGCCTCTTGAACGATCAAAGTTTTATAAAAAGGCGGGTAAAGCGGTTTTGACTGTGTGTACAAGTGAGACTCGGCCTTACGGATGCTTTATATTACAAAAGGGCGTTATGTAA
- the rbsK gene encoding ribokinase, which yields MDKVAVFGSFVVDLMARSPHLPVPGETVKGSMFKMGPGGKGFNQCVAAKKAGADVTMITKVGNDSFANVLLDTMKELDMSQDYIFVNNSTETGIALITVDESTSQNEIIIVPGACNTITAEEVASVESIISRSEYVLLQLEVNQDANEMVAELANKYNCKVVLNTAPYVPVTDDFLSKCYMVTPNEVEAEAVTGIKVTNFDSAKRAAKFFRNKGVIDIVITLGDRGVFVSTHGREEIIPAYKVNVVDTTGAGDAFNGGLITSLAEGKNLLEAARFANALAALSVQKMGTTPSMPSRKEIETFLSTAEQVN from the coding sequence ATGGATAAAGTGGCAGTGTTTGGTAGCTTTGTAGTTGATTTAATGGCAAGAAGTCCACATCTTCCAGTACCGGGTGAAACTGTAAAGGGTTCTATGTTTAAAATGGGACCAGGCGGGAAGGGATTTAATCAATGCGTAGCTGCAAAAAAAGCAGGAGCGGATGTTACAATGATTACCAAAGTGGGTAACGACAGTTTTGCAAACGTTTTATTAGATACGATGAAAGAGTTGGACATGTCACAAGACTACATTTTTGTCAACAATTCTACGGAGACAGGAATTGCATTAATTACTGTTGATGAAAGTACTAGCCAGAATGAGATTATTATTGTTCCAGGTGCCTGTAATACTATCACAGCGGAAGAGGTTGCGAGCGTTGAAAGTATTATTAGTAGAAGCGAATATGTTCTTCTTCAGTTGGAAGTGAATCAGGATGCTAATGAAATGGTGGCTGAGCTTGCAAATAAATATAATTGTAAGGTTGTTTTAAATACAGCACCATATGTTCCTGTTACAGATGATTTTCTGTCGAAATGTTATATGGTAACGCCAAATGAGGTGGAAGCAGAAGCAGTCACAGGGATAAAGGTAACGAATTTTGATTCTGCAAAACGAGCAGCAAAATTTTTCAGAAACAAGGGGGTGATAGATATAGTGATAACTTTGGGAGATCGCGGTGTATTTGTCTCGACACATGGAAGAGAAGAAATTATTCCGGCATACAAAGTTAATGTTGTTGATACTACAGGTGCTGGAGATGCTTTTAACGGTGGACTTATTACAAGCCTTGCGGAAGGAAAAAACTTATTGGAAGCAGCAAGGTTTGCCAATGCGCTTGCAGCACTATCAGTACAAAAGATGGGGACAACGCCATCAATGCCATCTCGCAAAGAAATAGAGACTTTTTTATCAACTGCTGAACAGGTAAATTAA
- a CDS encoding carbohydrate ABC transporter permease — MNSIKKTGWILIHTLLLIYALLIILPIVWMVFSSFKDNISYLTDPWGMPKVWHFENYLKAWDKGVQNFLVNSIFVSAITLFFVLLFSTMFSFMAARFPFKGASTIVFLFFAGNMIPIHCVLIPLFSTANKVGLVNSLWSLIIPYIAFNLPMAVFLTYGHFQQLPNELQEAATIDGCNTNQMFRYIFAPLAKPALVTVLILTLVSVWNEFSFALIFINDAEKQTIPLGLMTLKGTYQTDYAALTAALTMASLPIILIYIFMSKKIQAGLTAGAVKG, encoded by the coding sequence ATGAATTCAATTAAAAAAACAGGATGGATCTTAATACACACATTACTACTTATATATGCATTACTAATTATTTTGCCAATTGTATGGATGGTTTTTTCTTCGTTTAAAGATAATATTTCTTACTTAACTGACCCATGGGGAATGCCAAAAGTGTGGCATTTTGAAAACTATCTAAAAGCATGGGATAAAGGTGTCCAAAACTTTTTGGTTAATAGCATCTTTGTGTCAGCAATAACTTTGTTTTTTGTACTCTTATTTAGTACGATGTTTTCCTTTATGGCAGCACGTTTTCCCTTTAAAGGGGCATCAACTATCGTATTTTTGTTTTTCGCAGGAAATATGATTCCAATTCATTGCGTGCTAATTCCACTTTTTAGTACAGCAAATAAAGTGGGCTTAGTAAACAGCCTATGGTCACTAATAATTCCGTATATTGCTTTCAATTTGCCAATGGCTGTCTTTTTGACATATGGGCATTTCCAACAATTACCAAATGAGTTACAAGAAGCTGCTACGATAGATGGATGTAACACTAATCAAATGTTTCGGTATATTTTTGCTCCATTAGCAAAACCTGCACTCGTGACTGTATTGATTTTAACACTGGTAAGCGTTTGGAATGAGTTTAGCTTCGCGTTGATATTTATTAATGATGCAGAAAAACAAACCATTCCACTTGGTTTAATGACCCTTAAGGGAACATATCAGACTGATTATGCTGCGTTGACTGCAGCACTTACGATGGCGTCACTTCCAATTATATTAATTTATATATTTATGTCAAAAAAAATCCAGGCAGGACTAACTGCAGGTGCGGTGAAAGGATAA
- a CDS encoding carbohydrate ABC transporter permease, producing MKNVKMRIRLFYMLPAMAFFIGLVIIPVGMSLYNSFFEWNGINTKIFIGLGNFKELIKDKQISGALINTLKLTFASTFFQLPIGMVIALLVTGKKTKFKGLFQSVYFLPVILSSSIVGILWTQIYEPNLGLVNLLLEKLGLERFQHAWLGEPQTALYAVIFVMLWFYVGNYVLIYYGALESIPSDILEYSELDGVPPVTKFFKIQLPLIWPTIQLTTMLVVVNSLRYFDLIYIMTKGGPNHSTDVLATVIVREAFDSMRFGYGSAISMFLFLLGTIFIVIINRLMKKESVY from the coding sequence ATGAAAAATGTTAAGATGCGCATAAGGCTCTTCTATATGTTGCCAGCTATGGCTTTTTTTATAGGGCTTGTTATAATTCCAGTAGGAATGTCACTATATAATAGCTTTTTTGAATGGAATGGTATAAATACTAAAATTTTTATTGGACTTGGAAATTTTAAAGAGCTAATAAAAGATAAGCAAATTAGTGGAGCATTAATCAATACCTTAAAATTAACTTTTGCTTCAACATTTTTTCAATTACCAATAGGAATGGTTATAGCATTGTTAGTTACAGGTAAAAAAACAAAATTCAAAGGATTGTTTCAATCTGTTTATTTTCTACCTGTAATTTTGTCATCTTCTATAGTAGGAATTTTGTGGACACAAATATATGAACCTAATTTGGGACTAGTGAACTTGTTATTGGAAAAGTTAGGGTTAGAACGGTTTCAACATGCCTGGCTAGGTGAGCCACAAACAGCATTGTATGCAGTTATATTCGTTATGCTGTGGTTTTATGTAGGGAATTACGTCTTGATCTATTATGGTGCTTTAGAGTCCATTCCCTCTGATATTTTGGAATATTCAGAGTTAGATGGTGTTCCGCCTGTAACAAAATTTTTCAAAATACAGCTTCCATTAATTTGGCCAACTATTCAGCTGACTACAATGTTAGTGGTTGTGAATTCGCTTAGATATTTTGATTTGATTTATATAATGACAAAAGGTGGGCCAAATCATTCAACAGATGTTTTGGCAACGGTTATCGTTCGCGAAGCATTTGATTCTATGCGTTTTGGTTATGGAAGTGCAATTTCTATGTTCCTGTTCTTATTAGGGACAATATTTATAGTTATCATTAACCGATTAATGAAGAAAGAAAGTGTCTATTAA
- a CDS encoding ABC transporter substrate-binding protein, which produces MRSKKYVVSVLCAIFIFLMLCGGCQKNDKDDATAKGKEITYFYNASNEVERKITEEAIKRYEKKSGNTVKTTTMEGESYKTKIKTSVASNTLPDVFNYWTGEQFQTIVESGNVMDLSDLVNADTEYKQQFIDGAFDEVTVRDKVYGIPTSVTGQIMFFNKTLFEKAGISEVPSTIEELEEACDKLNDAGITPIICGSKDRWPLLGWFSYLAVRYGGVELYTDVTNGKSDTSFANPEFVRAGKKLNEISQKYFINGSMAIDSTAAPAQFTAGQAAIFIGGTWDIGTFASEDHALENIEFAPFPAAETDEDAVYGGIANCMAVGASSDKKEEAYDLIKEIMSVETETKKVEETGSLSCMKVDVDKDKMIPLAYDLTEYFNKRASGFFPYTDQALNPEQAERLLNAMTEIIASPDADVEEQLQAIK; this is translated from the coding sequence ATGAGAAGTAAGAAATATGTTGTTTCTGTCTTATGTGCTATCTTCATTTTTTTAATGTTATGTGGTGGATGTCAGAAAAATGATAAGGATGATGCAACAGCAAAAGGTAAGGAAATTACTTATTTTTATAATGCAAGTAATGAGGTTGAAAGAAAAATTACAGAGGAAGCGATAAAAAGATACGAAAAGAAGTCTGGAAACACTGTAAAAACAACTACAATGGAAGGGGAATCCTATAAAACAAAGATTAAGACGAGTGTAGCATCTAATACATTACCCGATGTTTTTAACTATTGGACTGGTGAACAATTTCAAACAATAGTAGAGTCAGGAAATGTTATGGATTTATCAGATTTGGTAAATGCAGATACTGAGTACAAACAACAGTTTATAGATGGCGCTTTTGATGAAGTTACGGTTCGTGATAAGGTATACGGAATTCCTACATCGGTTACCGGACAAATCATGTTTTTTAATAAAACGCTATTTGAAAAAGCAGGTATAAGTGAAGTCCCTTCAACAATTGAAGAACTTGAAGAGGCTTGTGATAAGCTTAATGATGCGGGAATTACTCCAATCATATGTGGTTCAAAAGACAGATGGCCTTTATTAGGGTGGTTTTCTTATTTGGCAGTAAGATATGGAGGAGTAGAGTTGTATACAGATGTAACGAATGGTAAGAGTGATACATCATTTGCAAATCCCGAATTTGTTAGGGCAGGAAAAAAATTAAATGAAATAAGCCAGAAGTATTTTATTAATGGTAGTATGGCAATCGATTCTACAGCTGCACCAGCTCAGTTTACGGCGGGTCAGGCCGCCATTTTTATCGGTGGGACATGGGACATTGGAACATTTGCTTCAGAAGATCATGCACTAGAAAACATTGAATTTGCACCATTTCCAGCGGCAGAGACTGATGAGGACGCTGTGTATGGTGGTATTGCTAACTGCATGGCAGTTGGTGCCTCTAGTGATAAAAAAGAAGAAGCGTATGACCTTATCAAGGAGATTATGTCTGTGGAAACAGAAACAAAAAAGGTAGAGGAAACCGGAAGCTTAAGTTGTATGAAAGTTGATGTCGATAAAGATAAAATGATTCCCTTAGCATATGATCTGACTGAGTATTTTAATAAGAGAGCATCAGGTTTTTTCCCCTATACAGATCAAGCTTTAAATCCCGAACAAGCAGAAAGACTTTTAAATGCAATGACGGAAATTATTGCTTCACCGGATGCGGATGTAGAAGAACAACTACAAGCAATTAAATAG
- a CDS encoding response regulator transcription factor, translating into MDDEVRIVQNLKQIMDDAFDDGIEIRTATSGPECLRIFWEWKFDLLITDIRMPGIDGIELVKGIRESNETLKIIVISAYEDFEYARTLLPFGIVDYLVKPIGVDRILHLVNKIMQDSYEVRVRPSNASDDAAEKYNIKTIISDAKLYIQQNKYISISLVDVAEDLHVSKSYLSATFKQETGENITNYINDIKLKEAKKLLLKTDSTINEISEKLGYNTPKYFIERFSKSTGITPAKYRNLLHKKI; encoded by the coding sequence GTGGATGATGAAGTGAGAATCGTTCAAAATCTTAAACAAATAATGGATGATGCATTTGATGATGGAATAGAAATAAGGACAGCTACTAGTGGACCAGAATGCTTAAGAATATTTTGGGAATGGAAATTTGATTTATTGATAACTGATATACGAATGCCGGGAATTGATGGAATTGAATTAGTGAAGGGCATACGAGAGAGCAACGAAACATTAAAAATAATAGTTATTTCTGCTTATGAAGATTTTGAATATGCAAGGACACTACTTCCGTTTGGAATCGTTGATTATTTAGTTAAACCGATAGGCGTGGATCGGATTTTGCATCTAGTTAATAAAATTATGCAAGACAGTTATGAGGTTAGGGTGAGGCCTTCTAATGCGTCAGACGATGCAGCTGAAAAATATAATATAAAGACAATAATTTCAGACGCAAAATTATATATTCAACAAAATAAATATATATCAATATCCTTAGTCGATGTAGCGGAAGACTTACATGTCAGTAAATCTTATTTGAGCGCAACTTTTAAACAAGAAACTGGAGAAAATATTACTAATTATATTAATGATATTAAACTGAAAGAAGCAAAAAAACTTTTGTTAAAGACAGATAGTACAATTAATGAGATATCTGAAAAACTAGGATATAATACTCCAAAATATTTTATAGAAAGATTCTCTAAAAGTACTGGGATAACACCAGCTAAATATCGGAATCTATTACATAAAAAAATATAA